One genomic segment of Profundibacter amoris includes these proteins:
- a CDS encoding DNA-directed RNA polymerase subunit alpha has product MIHKNWQELIKPTQLVVTPGANPATQATVVAEPLERGFGLTMGNALRRVLMSSLQGAAITSVQIDNVLHEFSTVAGVREDVTDIVLNLKGVAMSMEVEGPKRLSISAKGPMVVTAGDISESAGIEILNKDHVICQLDDGADLFMELTVNTGKGYVAADKNRPEDAPIGLLPIDAIYSPVKKVAYDVQPTREGQVLDYDKLTLKLETDGSITPEDAVAFAARILQDQLSIFVNFDEPEAANRQEEDDGLEFNPLLLKKVDELELSVRSANCLKNDNIVYIGDLIQKTEAEMLRTPNFGSKSLNEIKEVLSGMGLHLGMDVEDWPPENIEDLAKKFEDQF; this is encoded by the coding sequence ATGATCCACAAAAACTGGCAAGAACTGATTAAACCAACGCAATTGGTGGTGACACCGGGCGCGAACCCTGCAACGCAGGCCACGGTTGTGGCCGAACCGCTGGAACGCGGCTTTGGTCTGACTATGGGCAACGCGCTGCGTCGCGTGCTGATGTCGAGCCTTCAGGGCGCCGCCATCACCAGCGTCCAGATTGACAATGTATTGCATGAATTTTCGACCGTTGCAGGCGTGCGTGAAGACGTCACCGACATCGTGTTGAACCTGAAAGGCGTTGCCATGTCGATGGAAGTCGAAGGGCCCAAGCGCCTGTCGATTTCGGCCAAAGGCCCGATGGTTGTCACCGCTGGTGACATCTCGGAAAGTGCGGGCATTGAAATCCTGAACAAAGACCACGTTATCTGTCAGCTGGACGATGGCGCCGATCTGTTCATGGAACTGACCGTCAACACCGGCAAAGGCTATGTCGCTGCCGATAAAAATCGCCCCGAAGACGCACCCATCGGCCTGTTGCCGATTGATGCGATCTACTCGCCAGTGAAAAAGGTTGCCTATGACGTTCAGCCGACCCGTGAAGGTCAGGTTCTGGACTATGACAAACTGACGTTGAAACTGGAAACGGACGGATCAATCACACCCGAAGATGCCGTGGCTTTTGCCGCGCGTATCCTTCAGGACCAGCTGTCGATTTTCGTGAACTTCGACGAGCCAGAAGCCGCCAACCGTCAGGAAGAAGACGACGGTCTGGAATTCAACCCGCTGCTGCTGAAGAAAGTAGACGAGTTGGAACTATCGGTCCGTTCGGCAAACTGCCTGAAGAACGACAACATCGTTTACATCGGCGATCTGATCCAGAAAACCGAAGCAGAAATGCTGCGCACCCCGAACTTTGGCAGCAAATCTTTGAACGAGATCAAAGAAGTGCTGTCGGGCATGGGTCTGCATCTGGGTATGGACGTCGAAGATTGGCCACCAGAGAACATCGAAGATCTGGCGAAGAAATTCGAAGACCAGTTCTAG
- a CDS encoding helix-turn-helix transcriptional regulator, which yields MFEKTVFDQELRKLGEMAPKGYFVGLHIRFTSALMSFQTYDPAWTDHYTENGYVLRDPMTAWGFCTTGWTRWSNRIIPDPFGIFKEAARFGLTYGATISCGPIRSRTIVSVARADREFEDAEIEEVQAIALRLHDMTEPPHRLTKAQTEALKLIADGHRHAAAAAYLGISESALKARLTSARQKLMARTTAEAIQRAKDYGLI from the coding sequence ATGTTCGAAAAGACCGTGTTTGATCAAGAGTTGCGAAAATTGGGGGAAATGGCCCCAAAAGGTTACTTCGTTGGCCTGCATATTCGATTCACATCTGCATTGATGTCTTTTCAAACATATGATCCGGCCTGGACGGATCACTATACCGAAAACGGATATGTATTGCGCGATCCGATGACAGCCTGGGGTTTCTGCACCACAGGCTGGACCCGATGGAGCAATCGAATCATCCCCGACCCTTTTGGCATCTTCAAAGAGGCAGCAAGGTTCGGGTTAACCTATGGGGCAACGATCTCTTGTGGGCCAATCCGTTCTAGGACAATTGTCAGCGTGGCGCGGGCAGATCGGGAATTCGAAGATGCCGAGATCGAAGAGGTGCAAGCCATCGCTCTTCGGCTTCATGACATGACCGAACCGCCACACCGGCTTACAAAAGCACAGACTGAGGCGCTTAAATTAATTGCGGATGGTCACAGGCATGCAGCTGCGGCTGCATATTTAGGAATTTCGGAAAGTGCGCTCAAAGCTCGACTGACGTCTGCTCGTCAAAAGCTTATGGCCCGCACCACTGCCGAAGCCATTCAGCGTGCCAAGGACTATGGCCTGATCTGA
- a CDS encoding acyl-homoserine-lactone synthase: protein MQTTTLSFENIHQNGELFANMFRARRELFIVQNKWDLPEAMGMEYDQYDTPASRWVVVHDKLGKVLAGNRLTPTTAHCGIYSYMIRDAQRGLLDTIPSNLLFDEAPVSENVWESSRLFVSHDVPARLRRRVHAQLVFELAKAARNLGATQCLTLLNANWPRWAKRVGVDMTAMGPVMEIDGINNQVVSMNFASNLH from the coding sequence ATGCAGACCACTACACTTTCGTTCGAAAACATCCACCAAAACGGCGAATTATTCGCCAATATGTTCCGTGCCCGTCGCGAGTTGTTCATTGTACAGAACAAATGGGACCTACCCGAAGCCATGGGAATGGAATATGACCAGTATGACACCCCCGCGAGCCGCTGGGTGGTTGTTCATGACAAGCTGGGCAAGGTTTTGGCGGGCAACCGTCTAACCCCGACCACCGCGCATTGCGGCATCTACAGCTATATGATTCGCGATGCACAGCGCGGGTTGCTGGACACCATTCCTTCAAATCTGTTGTTTGATGAGGCTCCGGTTTCGGAAAACGTCTGGGAAAGCTCGCGCCTGTTCGTATCGCATGATGTGCCGGCCCGCCTGCGCCGCCGTGTTCATGCCCAGTTGGTGTTTGAACTGGCCAAAGCCGCCCGGAACCTCGGGGCGACCCAGTGTTTGACCCTGCTGAACGCCAATTGGCCACGTTGGGCAAAACGGGTTGGTGTGGATATGACAGCCATGGGGCCGGTGATGGAGATCGACGGCATCAACAATCAGGTGGTCTCGATGAACTTTGCCTCGAACCTGCACTAG
- the rpsK gene encoding 30S ribosomal protein S11, whose amino-acid sequence MARDKTRTKRKERKNIASGVAHVNSSFNNTKILISDVQGNAIAWSSAGTMGFKGSRKSTPYAAQMAAEDAGKKAQEHGVKTLEVEVQGPGSGRESALRALAALGLNITSIRDVTPIAHNGCRPPKRRRV is encoded by the coding sequence ATGGCACGCGATAAAACACGCACGAAGCGCAAAGAGCGCAAGAACATTGCATCCGGCGTTGCACACGTTAATTCGTCGTTCAACAACACCAAGATCCTGATCTCGGACGTTCAGGGCAATGCGATTGCATGGTCCTCGGCCGGTACAATGGGTTTCAAGGGGTCGCGTAAATCGACACCTTACGCCGCACAGATGGCTGCCGAAGATGCAGGCAAAAAAGCACAGGAACACGGCGTCAAGACGCTGGAAGTCGAAGTTCAGGGTCCCGGTTCGGGCCGTGAATCGGCGCTGCGCGCTTTGGCTGCACTGGGTCTGAACATCACATCGATCCGTGATGTAACCCCGATTGCCCACAACGGCTGTCGGCCTCCTAAACGCCGCCGCGTTTAG
- the rplQ gene encoding 50S ribosomal protein L17 yields MRHARGYRRLNRTHEHRKALFANMAGSLIEHEQIKTTLPKAKELRRIVEKLITLGKRGDLHARRLAASRLKEDQYVAKLFDVLGPRYKDRNGGYVRVLKAGYRYGDMAPMAIIEFVDRDVSAKGAADKARLAAEETAADE; encoded by the coding sequence ATGCGCCACGCGAGAGGCTATCGTCGCCTGAACCGTACTCACGAACACCGTAAGGCATTGTTTGCCAACATGGCGGGTTCGCTGATTGAACACGAACAAATCAAAACCACCCTGCCCAAAGCCAAAGAGCTGCGTCGCATCGTGGAAAAACTGATCACACTGGGCAAGCGCGGCGATCTGCACGCCCGTCGTCTGGCCGCAAGCCGCCTGAAAGAAGATCAGTATGTCGCCAAACTTTTTGACGTGCTTGGCCCCCGCTACAAAGACCGCAACGGCGGTTATGTGCGCGTGCTGAAGGCCGGTTACCGTTACGGTGACATGGCGCCGATGGCGATCATCGAATTTGTTGACCGCGATGTTTCGGCCAAAGGGGCCGCCGACAAAGCGCGTCTTGCTGCTGAAGAAACTGCCGCTGACGAATAA